The following are encoded together in the Myxococcales bacterium genome:
- a CDS encoding type II secretion system protein GspG — protein sequence MRRRRSKDQRIFFPWEGRGGIVRRLGLGRVRPVLFALSVIGVVVWVGLRERTRAGVRQTRATLNDARAVVDSYMADHDGGCPAELGAVVQGSRFETTPRDAWGRPLRLICPGKREGAAYELMSDGPDGKPGGLDRIE from the coding sequence ATGCGTCGCCGACGAAGCAAAGACCAACGGATCTTCTTTCCCTGGGAAGGGCGGGGGGGGATCGTGCGGCGCCTGGGACTTGGGCGCGTGCGACCGGTGTTGTTCGCACTGTCGGTAATCGGCGTCGTGGTCTGGGTGGGGCTGCGGGAGCGCACCCGAGCCGGCGTGCGCCAGACCCGGGCCACGCTCAACGACGCACGGGCCGTGGTGGATTCGTATATGGCCGACCACGATGGGGGCTGCCCGGCGGAGCTCGGCGCGGTGGTGCAGGGCTCGCGCTTCGAGACCACGCCGCGGGACGCTTGGGGGCGTCCCCTGCGTTTGATCTGTCCGGGCAAGCGCGAAGGTGCTGCCTACGAGTTGATGAGTGATGGACCCGACGGCAAGCCCGGTGGGCTCGATCGGATCGAGTGA
- the gspE gene encoding type II secretion system ATPase GspE: MLETLFVQQREKGASLTELLVQAQVASESDVARALAAECGLSFVERIDIGKVPTELATRLPIGYCKSHKILVTGEREEAVEVLSADPLDTSALDDVRAAFGKPVSAVVASPEMLVDAINRVFEKQDTQSELESDDKLSDDDEVDILESDEDAPIIRWVNGLFFTAVKERASDIHIEPEEKEVLVRYRIDGELYIARRAPRQFMSSVVARVKIMAGLNIAEKRLPQDGRISLRIAGRSIDIRVSTIPTSREQERIVMRLLHKTNVLLDLTDLGFSSRDYHLMSALIERPDGIILVTGPTGSGKTTTLYACISKINRPNVNILTAEDPVEYEIGGIHQVPVQAKIGLTFASALRAFLRQDPDVIMVGEIRDRETAEIAIHASLTGHLVLSTIHTNDAPGAVTRLVEMEMEPFLVRSTVIGILAQRLVRVLCQHCKEPYSASEYELQQLGIDKERTRRRDGRKLSPRYVVPGVEYFPVGWREPEMPTLYRAKGCDKCDNKGYSGRLGIYELLVMDDAVGALVLSSSDAQSIKRAAQGQGMDSLRDDGARKVLEGKTTVEEIVAATQEDFLIDE; encoded by the coding sequence ATGCTGGAGACGCTCTTCGTGCAGCAGCGGGAGAAGGGCGCGTCCCTCACGGAGCTCCTGGTCCAGGCCCAGGTGGCCAGTGAGTCCGACGTGGCCCGGGCGCTGGCCGCGGAGTGCGGGCTCTCGTTCGTCGAGCGCATCGACATCGGCAAAGTCCCGACCGAGCTCGCCACGCGCCTGCCCATCGGTTACTGCAAGAGCCACAAGATCCTGGTTACCGGTGAGCGTGAGGAGGCGGTCGAGGTCCTCTCCGCCGATCCCTTGGACACGTCGGCCCTCGACGACGTGCGGGCTGCCTTCGGCAAGCCCGTGAGCGCGGTGGTCGCATCGCCAGAGATGCTGGTGGATGCCATCAACCGGGTGTTCGAGAAGCAGGACACCCAGAGCGAGCTCGAGAGTGACGACAAACTCAGCGATGACGACGAGGTCGACATCCTGGAGTCGGACGAGGACGCGCCGATCATCCGCTGGGTGAACGGTTTGTTCTTCACGGCCGTGAAAGAGCGAGCGAGCGACATCCACATCGAGCCCGAGGAAAAGGAGGTCCTCGTCCGCTACCGCATCGACGGGGAGCTCTACATCGCCCGGCGGGCTCCGCGTCAGTTCATGAGCTCGGTGGTCGCCCGCGTGAAGATCATGGCGGGGCTCAACATCGCCGAGAAACGCTTGCCACAAGACGGCCGCATCAGCCTGCGTATCGCCGGTCGCAGCATCGACATCCGGGTCTCGACAATTCCGACCAGTCGCGAGCAAGAGCGCATCGTGATGCGCCTCTTGCACAAGACCAACGTGCTGCTCGATCTGACGGACCTGGGGTTCTCCAGCCGCGACTACCACCTGATGAGCGCCCTCATCGAGCGGCCCGACGGCATCATCTTGGTGACCGGGCCGACCGGAAGCGGCAAGACGACCACGCTCTACGCGTGCATCAGCAAGATCAATCGCCCGAACGTCAACATCCTGACCGCGGAGGACCCGGTCGAATACGAGATCGGCGGCATCCACCAGGTGCCGGTGCAGGCCAAGATTGGCCTCACCTTCGCCAGCGCGCTGCGCGCCTTTCTGCGCCAGGACCCCGACGTGATCATGGTCGGCGAAATTCGCGATCGCGAGACCGCGGAGATTGCCATCCACGCATCGCTCACGGGCCACCTGGTGCTCTCGACGATCCACACCAACGACGCCCCCGGGGCGGTGACCCGGCTGGTCGAGATGGAGATGGAGCCATTCCTGGTTCGCTCCACGGTGATCGGTATCCTCGCTCAGAGGCTGGTGCGGGTGTTGTGTCAGCACTGCAAGGAGCCGTACTCCGCCAGCGAGTACGAGCTTCAGCAGCTGGGCATCGACAAGGAGCGAACGCGGCGCCGAGACGGGCGCAAGCTGTCACCGCGCTACGTGGTGCCGGGCGTCGAGTACTTCCCGGTCGGGTGGCGCGAGCCGGAGATGCCGACGCTGTACCGGGCCAAGGGCTGCGACAAGTGTGACAACAAGGGCTACTCCGGTCGCCTCGGCATCTACGAACTACTCGTGATGGATGACGCGGTGGGTGCCCTCGTGCTCTCGAGCTCGGACGCTCAGAGCATCAAACGCGCGGCACAAGGCCAGGGCATGGACTCTCTGCGCGACGACGGCGCCCGCAAGGTGCTCGAGGGCAAGACCACCGTGGAGGAAATCGTCGCTGCGACGCAGGAAGATTTCTTGATCGACGAGTGA
- the gspD gene encoding type II secretion system secretin GspD, whose protein sequence is MKRTALSTLGVLAMSAALPLILDAPAQAQQAPPIRARPTPALGAVPKALARPGAAAKPGAPAPPAPAPAAAGEKEPPGAKGALPDSTDAIAKATDVPYRPKPGGHLVKFNLQDADLAELVNHISGMTGRRFIYGPKVRQVKATVVSPEPVTLGEAYEVFLSILEANGMTVLPHGRFLKIVDSAGSVTAPTPIYARGEPVPASDRYVTRLYRLKNVSADEANALLSKFKSKEADISVYGPGQLLIMTDTGTNIRRMIRILEEIDVGGAGSRMWIEPVHYGSAADMAKRINELFELDKGPGAGGAGGGGLSKVVADEQTNSLIVVGTEDSYNKLLELMKRIDTQPAAEGKVHVLPLQHATAEELANVLTQMLQGAARAPGQPGGPAGMFEGEVKVIADKATNSLVLTSSGRDFSAMRLVVGKLDRPRRQVFIEAVIMDVSVKQSNTLGVSFHGGTTANLGGGGDTLFLGGFEAGKSLSFPANPELLQGVALGARGPELPGTSNLLGTGLSIPAFGVVLQALASSGDANVLATPHILATDNTAAEISVGENVPLQTNIGGGGSGLGSLAGLAGGQAGAAAGALASLSGGFGFNAPRQDVGIKIKVTPHVNETNQVRLEIEQEISEAGSAVGALGVVPITKRTAHTTVEVDNQQTIVLGGLMREAERKSRQKIPVLGDLPVLGFLFRHSEVTKEKLNLLLVLTPTVIHGQEDLRKIFERKMQERQEFIDRYFVFSGQDWKPPLDYAKTNGLLEEIRQSYFAVEEQQRLEADTAPKHLEHTPGAPIELPHSVRSGAGTGAVPSQPPQAVPPTPRRPRRPATPPRPANPAPTPNPPRSEADSPIRINPIARSVDRVE, encoded by the coding sequence ATGAAACGCACCGCTCTTTCGACCCTCGGGGTTCTGGCGATGAGTGCAGCGCTGCCGCTGATTTTGGACGCGCCCGCTCAGGCGCAGCAGGCGCCCCCCATTCGCGCGCGACCGACGCCGGCGCTGGGCGCCGTTCCGAAAGCGCTCGCGCGCCCTGGCGCCGCTGCCAAACCCGGCGCGCCTGCGCCGCCGGCGCCCGCGCCGGCCGCGGCGGGTGAAAAGGAACCACCGGGTGCCAAGGGTGCGCTGCCGGACAGCACGGACGCCATCGCCAAGGCCACGGACGTGCCGTATCGGCCGAAACCAGGCGGGCACCTGGTGAAGTTCAACCTGCAGGACGCCGATCTCGCTGAGCTGGTCAATCACATCAGCGGCATGACCGGCCGGCGTTTCATCTACGGGCCGAAGGTGCGGCAGGTGAAGGCAACCGTGGTCTCGCCCGAACCGGTGACGCTGGGCGAGGCGTACGAGGTGTTCCTCTCGATCCTCGAGGCGAACGGCATGACGGTGCTGCCGCACGGCCGCTTCTTGAAGATCGTCGACAGCGCCGGCTCGGTCACCGCGCCCACTCCCATCTACGCTCGGGGTGAGCCGGTGCCGGCCTCGGACCGCTACGTCACGCGGCTCTACCGACTCAAGAACGTTTCGGCGGACGAAGCCAACGCGCTGCTCTCCAAGTTCAAGAGCAAGGAAGCGGACATCTCCGTCTACGGGCCGGGGCAGCTGCTGATCATGACCGACACCGGAACCAACATCCGGCGCATGATCCGCATCCTCGAAGAGATCGACGTCGGCGGCGCCGGCTCGCGCATGTGGATCGAGCCGGTCCACTATGGCTCCGCGGCGGACATGGCCAAACGGATCAACGAGCTGTTCGAGCTCGACAAGGGTCCGGGTGCGGGTGGCGCAGGCGGTGGTGGGCTCTCGAAGGTCGTTGCCGACGAGCAGACGAATTCGCTGATCGTGGTCGGGACCGAGGACAGCTACAACAAACTCCTCGAGCTGATGAAGCGCATCGACACGCAACCGGCCGCCGAGGGCAAGGTGCATGTCCTGCCGCTCCAGCACGCGACGGCCGAGGAGCTCGCCAACGTGCTCACGCAGATGCTGCAGGGCGCGGCTCGGGCGCCGGGTCAGCCGGGAGGCCCGGCGGGCATGTTCGAGGGCGAAGTGAAGGTGATCGCCGACAAGGCCACCAACTCGCTCGTGCTGACCTCGTCGGGACGCGATTTTTCCGCGATGCGCCTGGTCGTCGGCAAGCTCGATCGCCCTCGCCGGCAGGTGTTCATCGAGGCCGTGATCATGGACGTCTCGGTGAAACAGTCGAACACCCTCGGTGTGTCGTTCCACGGAGGCACGACCGCGAACCTCGGCGGTGGCGGCGACACGCTGTTCCTCGGTGGGTTCGAGGCCGGAAAATCCCTCTCGTTCCCCGCGAATCCCGAGCTGCTCCAGGGTGTGGCCCTGGGTGCGCGCGGTCCCGAGCTGCCGGGCACGTCGAACCTGCTCGGCACGGGGCTCTCGATCCCGGCGTTCGGTGTCGTGCTCCAGGCGCTTGCCTCGAGCGGAGATGCCAACGTGCTGGCGACGCCACACATCCTCGCGACGGACAACACCGCAGCGGAGATCAGCGTGGGCGAGAACGTGCCGCTGCAGACCAACATCGGCGGTGGCGGTTCGGGTCTGGGCAGCCTCGCCGGTCTTGCTGGCGGTCAGGCCGGTGCCGCCGCCGGAGCGCTGGCAAGCCTGTCGGGCGGCTTTGGCTTCAATGCTCCGCGCCAGGACGTGGGCATCAAGATCAAGGTCACGCCTCACGTCAACGAGACCAACCAGGTCCGGCTCGAGATCGAACAAGAGATCAGCGAGGCCGGCTCGGCTGTGGGCGCGTTGGGCGTGGTGCCGATCACCAAGCGCACCGCCCACACCACGGTCGAGGTCGACAATCAGCAGACCATCGTGCTCGGCGGTCTGATGCGAGAAGCGGAGCGCAAGAGCCGGCAGAAGATCCCGGTGCTCGGTGATCTGCCGGTGCTCGGCTTCCTGTTCCGCCACTCCGAGGTCACCAAAGAGAAGCTGAACTTGCTCCTGGTCCTGACCCCGACGGTGATCCACGGTCAAGAAGACCTGCGCAAGATCTTCGAGCGCAAGATGCAGGAGCGCCAGGAGTTCATCGATCGGTATTTCGTCTTCAGCGGTCAGGACTGGAAGCCACCGCTCGACTACGCAAAGACCAACGGGTTGCTCGAAGAGATCCGCCAATCGTACTTCGCGGTCGAGGAGCAGCAGCGCCTCGAGGCTGACACCGCACCGAAGCACCTCGAGCACACGCCCGGCGCGCCCATCGAGCTGCCGCACTCCGTGCGCTCCGGAGCGGGTACCGGAGCGGTGCCGTCCCAACCGCCCCAGGCCGTTCCGCCCACCCCGCGCCGCCCGCGGCGTCCCGCCACACCGCCGCGACCGGCGAACCCCGCACCGACGCCCAACCCTCCGCGCTCCGAGGCGGACTCGCCCATTCGCATCAACCCCATCGCCCGCAGCGTCGACCGGGTGGAGTAG
- a CDS encoding prepilin-type cleavage/methylation domain-containing protein has product MLIVVALIALMSGAAVYGSGMLTSSRQRAAATLVLSAVRMGVTRANTTGRPVRLVFDLDEHRLLLEETSDVMLRAKEEKNTGGGAEAATEAEQLARAEAERIIDGPKAPRAKFSAVKQFGFDGDEPGKGRGLGAGVKFKQVQTAHDEEPRSSGRAYLFFWPGGGTERAVVQIVREGDTEGLSVVVSPLTGRGKIEHGPVKLEGVRTDDDFGQLEEER; this is encoded by the coding sequence GTGTTGATCGTCGTGGCGCTGATCGCGCTGATGAGCGGTGCTGCGGTGTACGGCTCCGGCATGCTCACCTCCAGTCGTCAGCGTGCCGCCGCCACCTTGGTGCTGAGCGCGGTACGCATGGGGGTCACTCGCGCCAACACCACTGGTCGCCCGGTGCGCCTGGTCTTCGACCTCGACGAGCACCGGCTGCTGCTCGAGGAGACCAGCGACGTGATGCTGCGGGCCAAGGAAGAGAAGAACACCGGTGGCGGTGCCGAGGCCGCCACGGAGGCCGAGCAGCTGGCGCGAGCCGAGGCCGAACGCATCATCGATGGTCCGAAGGCGCCTCGCGCGAAGTTCAGCGCGGTGAAACAGTTTGGCTTCGACGGGGACGAACCCGGCAAGGGGCGCGGTCTCGGTGCCGGCGTCAAGTTCAAGCAAGTTCAGACCGCACACGACGAAGAGCCGCGCAGCTCTGGCCGCGCCTACCTCTTCTTCTGGCCCGGCGGCGGCACCGAACGCGCGGTCGTGCAGATCGTCCGCGAGGGGGACACGGAAGGCTTGAGTGTGGTGGTGAGCCCACTCACTGGACGCGGCAAGATCGAGCACGGGCCGGTGAAGCTCGAAGGCGTCCGCACCGACGACGACTTCGGCCAGCTGGAGGAGGAGCGATGA
- a CDS encoding general secretion pathway protein GspC, with the protein MAFDALLKKYFSAVLLTLVALMAYFQASGAMKLFGASLGADEKTLTQTPQGMPTALPGRIEVATRSGEPILSRNPFDSVTGPLNAAELDMSSLPTPKADLSDPLAAAQCDGVRVSIITESTDPTWSIAALQGPGEARPTIRRVGDKVGNMDVTYIGYNPRENSPSVWMTNSGSLCQLVLFSTQPAPAPAAAAPPQGEKPPPAKGAARGVPADIASKIQKVSETEFNVDRSVVDKILENQAELMRSARIVPEQQNGKVVGIRLFGIRPETLLGTLGFQTGDRLETINGFNMASPEKALEAYARLRTASNLNVKINRRGKPLSIDFRIK; encoded by the coding sequence GTGGCATTCGACGCCCTGCTCAAGAAGTATTTCTCAGCCGTCCTGCTGACGCTGGTCGCCTTGATGGCGTACTTCCAGGCGTCCGGGGCCATGAAGCTCTTTGGCGCCTCGCTGGGGGCCGACGAGAAGACGCTGACCCAAACGCCGCAGGGCATGCCGACGGCGCTCCCGGGCCGAATCGAAGTCGCGACCCGGAGCGGCGAGCCGATCTTGTCGCGCAACCCGTTCGACTCCGTGACCGGCCCGCTGAACGCAGCGGAGCTCGACATGAGCTCGCTGCCAACGCCAAAAGCAGACCTGTCGGATCCACTCGCCGCGGCGCAGTGCGACGGCGTACGCGTCAGCATCATCACCGAGTCCACGGATCCAACCTGGTCCATCGCGGCTCTCCAGGGACCCGGCGAAGCGCGCCCCACGATCCGGCGGGTCGGCGACAAGGTCGGCAACATGGACGTGACCTACATCGGGTACAACCCGCGGGAGAACAGTCCGTCCGTCTGGATGACGAACTCGGGGTCGCTCTGCCAGCTCGTGCTGTTCTCGACGCAACCGGCGCCGGCGCCGGCGGCGGCGGCGCCCCCTCAAGGGGAGAAACCGCCACCCGCCAAGGGCGCGGCACGCGGTGTTCCCGCCGACATCGCCTCGAAGATCCAGAAGGTCAGCGAGACCGAGTTCAACGTGGACCGCTCCGTCGTCGACAAGATCCTGGAGAACCAGGCGGAGCTGATGCGGTCAGCCCGCATCGTGCCCGAGCAGCAGAACGGCAAGGTCGTCGGGATCCGACTCTTCGGAATCCGCCCTGAGACCCTGCTGGGCACACTGGGATTTCAGACGGGAGATCGTCTGGAGACCATCAACGGTTTCAACATGGCGAGCCCCGAGAAAGCCCTCGAGGCCTACGCGCGACTCAGAACCGCGAGCAACCTGAACGTGAAGATCAATCGCCGCGGAAAGCCCCTCAGCATCGACTTCCGGATCAAGTGA
- the gspF gene encoding type II secretion system inner membrane protein GspF — translation MAVFEYKGIQIDSGKPVKGYRDADNAKALRALLRKEGVLLTLANEEGEKKKKSKREIDLFAVFRRASSADVAVMTRQLATLVRAGVPLVDSISALTEQVEKEQLVRVLSAVRETLNEGTSFAKSLEAHPRVFAPLYVNMVAAGEASGNLENVLERLADFMEGQARLKGKVVSALAYPVLMMIIGGLLVGFLMVAVVPKVTSIFENLGQTLPWNTQLLIFTSNTIADYWWLLITIAVIVGVSFSRWRSRPAGRMRWDILQLKWPVFGRLNLLVAVARFTRTLSTLLSSGVPLLRAMEIGRNVLGNVRLESVVTDAIGSIREGESIAEPLKRSGAFPPMVIHMIAVGERSGQLEAMLENVSRAYESDVETRVTALTSLLEPVMILALGAVVGFIAMSILMPLMQMNQLVQ, via the coding sequence ATGGCTGTCTTCGAATACAAAGGCATCCAGATCGATTCGGGTAAACCGGTCAAGGGTTACCGCGATGCCGACAACGCCAAGGCGCTGCGCGCGCTGCTCCGCAAGGAGGGGGTGCTGCTCACCCTCGCCAACGAAGAGGGAGAAAAAAAGAAGAAGTCGAAGCGGGAGATCGACCTGTTCGCGGTGTTCCGCCGGGCCAGTTCCGCCGACGTCGCGGTGATGACCCGGCAGCTCGCGACCCTGGTGCGCGCCGGCGTGCCTCTGGTGGATTCCATCTCGGCGCTCACCGAACAGGTGGAGAAAGAGCAGCTGGTTCGGGTGCTGTCCGCCGTTCGAGAGACACTCAACGAAGGCACGAGCTTTGCCAAGAGCCTCGAGGCGCACCCGCGAGTGTTCGCGCCGCTCTACGTCAACATGGTCGCGGCGGGTGAGGCCTCGGGCAATCTCGAGAACGTTCTCGAGCGCCTGGCGGACTTCATGGAGGGTCAGGCGAGGCTGAAAGGCAAGGTCGTGTCGGCGCTCGCCTATCCGGTCTTGATGATGATCATCGGCGGTCTGCTGGTGGGGTTTCTGATGGTCGCGGTGGTGCCGAAGGTGACGAGCATCTTCGAGAACCTCGGCCAGACGCTGCCTTGGAACACGCAGCTCCTGATCTTCACGTCCAACACCATCGCCGACTACTGGTGGCTGCTGATCACGATCGCGGTGATCGTGGGGGTGAGCTTCTCGCGCTGGAGGAGCCGGCCGGCAGGGCGCATGCGCTGGGACATCTTGCAGCTCAAGTGGCCGGTCTTCGGGCGCCTGAACCTGCTGGTGGCCGTGGCGCGTTTCACCCGCACCCTCTCCACTTTGCTCTCGAGCGGTGTGCCCCTACTGCGGGCCATGGAGATCGGGCGGAACGTGCTCGGCAACGTACGTCTGGAGAGCGTCGTGACCGACGCCATCGGCTCGATCCGCGAGGGGGAGAGCATCGCCGAGCCGCTGAAGCGAAGCGGAGCGTTTCCGCCCATGGTGATCCACATGATCGCCGTCGGGGAGCGCAGCGGTCAGCTCGAGGCCATGCTCGAGAACGTCAGCCGCGCGTACGAGTCCGACGTCGAGACACGCGTCACGGCGCTGACCAGCCTGCTCGAGCCGGTGATGATCCTGGCCCTCGGCGCGGTGGTCGGTTTCATCGCCATGAGCATCTTGATGCCCCTCATGCAGATGAACCAGTTGGTCCAATGA
- a CDS encoding type II secretion system protein: MTLDVSERKKMILALLRRRQKARGVTLLEVLIVVAIIAMVAGGVAFFALPRFKEAQIKTAETGARVIRQATQSWQASNNESNCPTISQLVQDKQLDPGANTTDPWGQPYVINCADGDVSVTSTGPDKKKGTKDDIHVPKSSATPEAGAGE; this comes from the coding sequence ATGACGCTAGATGTGAGCGAACGAAAGAAGATGATCCTGGCGCTGCTGCGCCGCAGGCAGAAGGCTCGCGGCGTCACGCTCCTCGAGGTGCTGATCGTCGTGGCCATCATCGCGATGGTTGCCGGTGGTGTGGCATTCTTCGCGCTACCGCGCTTCAAAGAGGCGCAGATCAAGACGGCCGAGACGGGCGCGCGGGTGATCCGTCAAGCGACCCAGAGCTGGCAGGCCTCGAACAACGAATCCAACTGTCCGACCATCAGCCAGCTGGTTCAGGACAAACAGCTCGATCCTGGGGCGAACACCACGGACCCGTGGGGGCAGCCATACGTGATCAACTGTGCCGACGGCGACGTGAGTGTCACTTCGACCGGACCCGACAAGAAGAAGGGCACCAAGGACGACATTCACGTGCCGAAATCTTCGGCCACTCCCGAGGCCGGCGCCGGCGAATGA